The proteins below are encoded in one region of Thioalkalivibrio sp. K90mix:
- a CDS encoding CvpA family protein translates to MNWIDLVIIALIVVSGLISLFRGFVRESFSLATWIVGIWLGIRHAAEVAEVLPQALSDATLRLGVGFALIFIAVLIVGGILGVLANRLVRGSGLTGTDRSLGVIFGLLRGVLLVAVLVFAASLTLMPEEGWWENSRLIPEFERLVDWMIAQLPDSWQEQIGSLLADDPVEPPVDEPAAEPPAPETEPPADQR, encoded by the coding sequence GTGAACTGGATCGACCTGGTCATCATTGCCCTGATCGTTGTCTCGGGGCTCATCAGTCTGTTTCGTGGCTTCGTGCGCGAGTCGTTCTCGCTCGCGACCTGGATTGTGGGCATCTGGCTGGGTATTCGACATGCCGCCGAGGTCGCCGAAGTCCTGCCGCAGGCGCTGTCGGATGCGACACTGCGCCTGGGGGTCGGCTTTGCCCTGATCTTTATCGCGGTGCTGATCGTGGGCGGCATCCTTGGAGTGCTGGCCAATCGGCTGGTGCGCGGTAGTGGCCTGACGGGTACGGACCGCTCTCTGGGCGTGATCTTTGGCCTGCTGCGCGGCGTGCTCCTGGTGGCGGTGCTGGTGTTTGCCGCCTCGCTGACGTTGATGCCGGAGGAGGGCTGGTGGGAGAACAGCCGCCTGATCCCCGAATTCGAACGTCTGGTGGACTGGATGATCGCGCAATTGCCCGACAGCTGGCAGGAACAGATCGGCAGTCTGCTGGCCGATGATCCTGTCGAACCCCCCGTGGATGAGCCGGCCGCTGAACCACCGGCACCGGAAACCGAACCCCCCGCCGACCAACGCTAG